The Dethiosulfovibrio peptidovorans DSM 11002 genome has a window encoding:
- a CDS encoding iron-containing alcohol dehydrogenase: MNFDMFMAGRISFGAGVSATVGEKAKALGASKVMLVTDETMVSIGTAERITSYLEEAGLSVETFSQVEPEPSVETVDLAADRLKATGCDLVVGLGGGSSMDVAKAVSVLATNEGSAGAYQGLGLVEKPGIPKITIPTTAGTGSEVTFTAVLIRKSDGVKGGINSDYLYPDCSLLDPELTLSMPKKVTTETGMDALAHALEAYTSRQASPFSDTMAEAAIARIGRYLRVAALNGNDIEARSEMMLAALFGGVALANAGVTACHSMAYPLGAVFGVGHGLSNALLLPYVVRFNAMAAPEKFARAAELLGGTNYSEGLFDRAVDCADRLDELVHDLDLPTNLRELEVGIAPENFEDMAKRAMAVARPMENNPRDITLEQVISIYEEAF, encoded by the coding sequence ATGAATTTCGATATGTTCATGGCTGGAAGGATCTCCTTCGGTGCCGGAGTGTCGGCTACGGTAGGAGAAAAGGCGAAGGCTCTAGGAGCCTCCAAGGTCATGTTGGTGACCGACGAGACCATGGTCTCCATAGGAACGGCTGAACGTATAACCTCCTATCTGGAGGAGGCGGGCCTTTCCGTAGAGACGTTCTCCCAAGTGGAGCCCGAGCCGTCGGTGGAGACGGTAGACCTGGCGGCGGACCGGCTCAAGGCCACAGGATGCGACCTCGTCGTGGGGCTGGGAGGAGGAAGCTCTATGGACGTTGCCAAGGCGGTCAGCGTCCTGGCCACCAACGAGGGCTCCGCCGGGGCCTATCAGGGACTGGGTCTGGTCGAGAAGCCCGGCATCCCCAAGATAACCATACCGACAACCGCCGGAACCGGTTCGGAGGTCACCTTTACCGCCGTGTTGATTCGCAAGAGCGACGGAGTCAAGGGCGGAATAAACTCGGACTACCTATATCCGGACTGTAGTCTGTTGGACCCGGAGCTCACCCTATCCATGCCCAAAAAGGTCACAACCGAGACCGGCATGGACGCCCTGGCCCACGCCCTGGAGGCCTACACCAGCCGCCAGGCATCTCCCTTCAGCGATACGATGGCCGAGGCTGCAATAGCCAGGATCGGCAGATACCTCAGGGTCGCAGCCTTGAATGGGAACGATATCGAGGCCAGGAGCGAGATGATGCTTGCCGCTCTCTTCGGAGGGGTCGCCCTGGCCAACGCCGGAGTCACCGCCTGCCACTCCATGGCCTACCCTCTGGGCGCGGTCTTCGGGGTGGGGCACGGTCTTTCCAACGCACTGCTCCTTCCCTATGTGGTTCGTTTCAACGCCATGGCGGCGCCGGAGAAATTCGCCAGGGCCGCGGAACTCCTGGGCGGAACTAACTACTCGGAGGGGCTCTTCGACAGGGCCGTCGACTGTGCCGATAGGCTGGACGAGCTGGTCCACGACCTGGATCTGCCGACGAACCTGAGAGAGCTGGAGGTCGGCATAGCCCCGGAGAACTTCGAAGACATGGCGAAAAGGGCCATGGCCGTCGCCAGACCTATGGAGAACAACCCCAGGGACATAACTCTGGAGCAAGTCATATCTATCTACGAGGAGGCCTTTTAA
- a CDS encoding type II toxin-antitoxin system RelE family toxin produces the protein MAWTIELSSKARKELEALSNEDRKRVGSYLDELLTLETPRDRGRALTGNFRGYWRYRIGDIRVICDIEDERFIIIALRIDRRSQVYRRSLPRRIRGRYGK, from the coding sequence TTGGCCTGGACGATTGAGCTCTCGTCAAAAGCGCGAAAGGAACTTGAAGCCCTATCTAATGAAGATCGTAAACGAGTAGGGAGCTATCTGGACGAACTCCTCACATTGGAGACCCCTCGTGATCGGGGACGGGCCTTGACGGGTAATTTTAGAGGTTACTGGCGGTATCGAATCGGAGATATACGTGTAATCTGTGATATAGAGGACGAGCGTTTTATAATTATCGCTTTGCGTATCGATCGCCGAAGCCAAGTCTACCGACGTTCCTTGCCTCGAAGAATTAGAGGTCGATATGGTAAATGA
- a CDS encoding lectin like domain-containing protein gives MKNWGKILLCAVIVTLVAAAGWAEMAPLNPAFESYMERIHQKNNDGAGSGAVLGGRIPSPVDLSHLAGVSVLRSDGKTAPSFPVSYDLRTLGLVSPVRDQSPYGACWTFSAMASMESIALKAGVVSPDYAEQFIAYYGYVDQSSELVGFGNYTASDFPGIMDNGGDDFRAIALLARGTGAVNEADAPYGSTAPSSDAPVSRALRDVYYFYYDSSTRYQKASVENIKTALMDHGAVSVGMYAGDPQGGNWDDSSYYNPSTYASYIPSGNPDGLSVGSANHAVTVVGWDDSYSRTNFNPANQPSSDGAWIVKNSWGSSWGDGGYFYLSYEDAVLDTGAAYVGGDPARYDRVYQYDPFGWCDSYSPAGMVDNTAWMANVFTATVDTDIKAVSLYVGGVGNTYEISVYTGVTGGPTTGTAAISSQTGTLPEPGYHTVPLSSAVSVKAGTKFSVVVKVKTPGYDYPIASESLVKGYSDKASTRAGQSYFSSNGTYWEDMTSVNDTANVCLKALGTVTGTTAKGSLTITITPKDAADAGARWSVDGGTTWYASGRSLSLDPGEYTVTFDMPSGWEEKTPETYPVVTGVSNSYSSTAEEERSLFGSGGGCSVGFAPAALLLGLPMLALFVRK, from the coding sequence ATGAAGAATTGGGGAAAGATCCTTCTGTGTGCCGTGATCGTAACGTTGGTCGCGGCGGCGGGATGGGCCGAAATGGCTCCGTTGAATCCCGCTTTCGAAAGTTACATGGAGCGCATACACCAGAAAAACAACGATGGAGCCGGTTCCGGAGCTGTGTTAGGAGGGCGTATACCCTCTCCGGTAGACCTCAGCCACCTGGCCGGGGTATCGGTGCTTCGGTCGGACGGAAAAACCGCTCCGTCCTTTCCGGTAAGCTACGACCTTAGAACACTTGGTCTGGTCTCCCCTGTTAGAGACCAGAGCCCCTACGGAGCCTGCTGGACCTTCAGCGCCATGGCCTCCATGGAGTCCATCGCCCTAAAGGCCGGGGTAGTCAGTCCGGACTACGCCGAGCAGTTCATAGCCTATTACGGCTACGTCGATCAGTCCTCCGAGCTGGTGGGATTCGGAAACTACACCGCCTCCGACTTCCCCGGCATTATGGACAACGGCGGAGACGACTTCAGAGCCATAGCCCTGCTGGCCCGTGGAACCGGAGCGGTAAACGAGGCGGACGCACCCTACGGTTCGACCGCCCCCAGCTCCGACGCTCCCGTGTCCAGGGCTCTCAGGGACGTCTACTACTTCTATTACGACAGTTCAACCAGATATCAGAAGGCCAGCGTGGAGAACATAAAGACCGCCCTCATGGACCACGGGGCCGTGTCGGTGGGAATGTACGCCGGAGACCCTCAGGGTGGAAACTGGGACGACTCTTCCTACTATAACCCCTCCACCTACGCGTCCTATATCCCCTCTGGCAACCCCGACGGGCTTTCAGTGGGGTCGGCCAATCACGCCGTCACGGTGGTCGGCTGGGACGACAGCTACTCCAGGACCAACTTCAATCCGGCCAACCAGCCGTCCTCCGACGGAGCCTGGATAGTGAAAAACTCATGGGGCTCCAGCTGGGGCGACGGAGGCTACTTCTACCTGTCTTACGAGGACGCAGTACTGGACACCGGTGCCGCCTACGTAGGAGGCGATCCTGCCAGGTACGACAGGGTATACCAGTACGACCCCTTCGGATGGTGTGATTCCTACTCACCTGCCGGCATGGTCGACAACACCGCATGGATGGCCAACGTATTCACCGCCACGGTGGACACCGACATAAAGGCGGTCTCCCTCTACGTCGGAGGTGTGGGCAACACCTACGAGATATCTGTCTACACCGGCGTCACCGGTGGCCCGACGACGGGAACCGCGGCCATATCGTCCCAAACTGGAACCCTCCCGGAGCCGGGTTATCATACCGTTCCCCTGTCCTCCGCCGTCTCGGTAAAGGCCGGAACCAAGTTCTCCGTCGTGGTCAAGGTCAAAACGCCTGGATACGACTATCCCATAGCTTCAGAGAGCCTTGTGAAGGGGTACTCGGATAAGGCCTCCACCAGGGCAGGCCAGAGTTACTTCTCCTCGAACGGAACATACTGGGAGGACATGACGTCGGTTAACGATACCGCCAACGTGTGTCTGAAGGCGCTGGGAACCGTCACGGGGACCACCGCGAAGGGGTCCTTGACGATAACCATAACCCCTAAAGATGCCGCCGACGCCGGAGCTCGCTGGAGCGTAGACGGAGGAACGACTTGGTATGCCTCGGGACGGAGCCTCTCTCTCGATCCCGGTGAATACACCGTCACCTTCGACATGCCCTCCGGCTGGGAGGAGAAGACCCCCGAAACCTACCCGGTCGTAACCGGGGTGAGCAACTCCTACAGCTCCACCGCGGAGGAAGAACGGTCTCTCTTCGGGAGCGGCGGCGGATGCTCCGTAGGCTTCGCTCCGGCGGCCCTCCTCCTCGGCCTTCCCATGTTGGCCCTGTTCGTCAGGAAATAG
- a CDS encoding ketopantoate reductase family protein: MKIAILGSGAMGCLYGGRLAEAGFDVTIVDVWKEHVEGINSDGLSIEGIGGKRIVKGIKAVTDPNRAGQVDLVVVFVKATLTKTAMEGALRLVGDSTRVLTLQNGLGNVEALSDIVGPDRLIAGTTAHGSTLLGPGSIKHAGEGLTVIGNLSGKTDPFLEDLAAILEKAGFSVQISENVMGLIWGKLIVNVGINALTAITGLRNGRLLDFPDTKELMRMAVEEVLEVVRRKGIVLNDPDPARHVEEVCRSTAENRSSMLQDVMNRRRTEIDAINGAVVAEAEKLGLSAPVNLVLFKLVKTLQAM; this comes from the coding sequence ATGAAGATAGCCATACTCGGATCGGGAGCCATGGGTTGCCTCTATGGCGGCAGACTCGCCGAGGCTGGATTCGACGTAACCATCGTAGACGTCTGGAAAGAACACGTCGAAGGCATAAACTCCGACGGACTCAGTATCGAAGGTATAGGAGGAAAGCGGATAGTAAAGGGCATAAAGGCCGTCACCGATCCAAACCGGGCGGGGCAGGTCGATCTGGTGGTGGTGTTCGTCAAGGCCACCCTCACCAAAACCGCCATGGAGGGAGCCCTCCGATTGGTGGGGGATAGCACCAGGGTCCTGACGCTGCAAAACGGCCTGGGAAACGTGGAGGCCCTGAGCGACATAGTAGGTCCCGACCGCCTTATCGCAGGCACCACCGCCCACGGATCCACCCTTCTCGGCCCGGGATCGATAAAACACGCAGGAGAGGGCCTCACAGTGATCGGAAACCTCTCGGGGAAGACCGATCCCTTTTTGGAAGATCTGGCAGCAATCCTAGAAAAGGCGGGGTTCTCCGTTCAGATCTCCGAAAACGTCATGGGTCTCATATGGGGAAAACTCATCGTGAACGTCGGCATAAACGCCCTCACCGCGATAACCGGCCTTAGAAACGGTCGCCTGCTAGACTTTCCCGACACGAAGGAGCTCATGAGGATGGCGGTGGAAGAGGTCCTCGAGGTGGTCCGGCGAAAGGGCATCGTGCTGAACGATCCCGATCCGGCAAGACACGTCGAAGAGGTGTGCCGGTCCACGGCGGAGAACCGTTCCTCCATGCTTCAGGACGTCATGAACCGGCGGCGAACAGAGATAGACGCCATAAACGGGGCGGTGGTCGCCGAGGCGGAAAAACTGGGGCTGTCCGCCCCGGTCAATCTGGTGCTGTTCAAGCTGGTGAAAACCTTACAGGCGATGTAA
- the relB gene encoding type II toxin-antitoxin system RelB family antitoxin has product MKSVITVKLDEELNRMLSERAAREGRSKSFYVREGLIQYLEDLEDIEAAEAGYKDWAADNFKTHRWEDVRSRLGLDD; this is encoded by the coding sequence ATGAAAAGCGTGATCACCGTAAAGCTCGATGAAGAGTTAAACCGTATGCTTTCCGAACGGGCGGCCCGTGAAGGCAGAAGCAAAAGTTTTTACGTCCGGGAAGGATTGATCCAGTACCTGGAGGATCTTGAAGACATAGAGGCCGCCGAAGCGGGATATAAAGATTGGGCGGCAGATAACTTTAAGACCCATAGATGGGAGGACGTGAGGTCCCGTCTTGGCCTGGACGATTGA
- a CDS encoding AAA family ATPase → MNKGYLSSVTLKNLTAFSSVTGRFSPGLNVLVGEGGSGKSHMMKFLYGACEASLGQRSFPEKLTRLFMPLGGRIGRLVRRGEELSSGAIEIRKTRDGGEDHILCSFDDSTDSPGEVEMVGEREWLAHPLESVFLPVKEMLVHAPNFTALHRAGRLAFDDTYADVIERAMAQPAAPLDEDMAELALDLERRIGGQVVEREGGFFLQSEYDDLEFPLMAEGLRKLGVLWRLIRNGTLTGGSVLFWDEPEANVNPSAIGPMMEVVLAIQRRGVQVFLATHDYVVLKELDLRSKEEDDVRFHALFRNGRGIDISSTEDYPSLHPNVISQVFMDLYHRDATRALLESEGGES, encoded by the coding sequence ATGAACAAGGGTTACCTTTCGTCGGTGACGTTGAAAAACCTGACCGCCTTCTCCTCCGTCACGGGACGTTTTTCGCCGGGACTGAACGTGCTGGTGGGAGAGGGAGGTTCGGGTAAGTCTCACATGATGAAGTTTCTCTACGGAGCCTGCGAGGCTTCGCTGGGCCAGAGGAGTTTTCCCGAGAAACTGACCAGGCTGTTCATGCCCCTGGGCGGACGTATCGGACGTCTGGTGCGGCGGGGAGAGGAGCTCTCCTCCGGTGCCATAGAGATCAGGAAGACGAGAGACGGCGGAGAGGACCACATTCTATGTTCCTTCGACGATAGCACGGATAGCCCCGGCGAGGTGGAGATGGTGGGAGAGAGGGAGTGGCTGGCCCACCCCCTCGAGAGCGTTTTTCTGCCCGTTAAGGAGATGCTGGTCCACGCTCCGAACTTCACGGCGCTTCATCGGGCGGGACGGCTGGCCTTCGACGATACCTATGCCGACGTAATAGAGAGGGCGATGGCCCAACCGGCCGCACCTCTGGACGAGGATATGGCGGAGCTGGCCCTGGATCTGGAGCGGCGTATAGGCGGCCAGGTGGTGGAGAGAGAGGGAGGCTTTTTCCTTCAGTCCGAATACGACGACCTGGAGTTCCCCCTGATGGCGGAGGGGCTCAGAAAGCTCGGCGTTCTCTGGAGGCTGATACGAAACGGAACCCTTACGGGAGGGAGCGTCCTCTTCTGGGACGAGCCGGAGGCGAACGTAAATCCGTCAGCCATAGGGCCGATGATGGAGGTCGTCCTGGCGATACAGAGAAGGGGGGTCCAGGTTTTTCTGGCCACCCACGATTACGTGGTGCTCAAGGAGCTGGACCTCAGGTCGAAGGAGGAAGACGACGTCCGTTTCCACGCCCTGTTCCGAAACGGCAGGGGGATAGACATTTCCTCCACGGAGGATTATCCGTCGCTTCACCCCAACGTAATCTCCCAGGTATTCATGGACCTCTACCACAGGGACGCCACCAGGGCCCTTCTGGAATCGGAGGGGGGAGAAAGTTGA
- a CDS encoding chromate transporter, translating into MLFKVFAAFLRAGFLGFGGGAAIAPAIHKEAVDRYGWVDDGTFNDVLALSNTLPGPAAPQMSAVIGYRAAGIGGMLAAVSALVVPMAVLVVVLISWIFSAVGESADKMLLLKRSTVAVFPLVSAMLCRLMLKFYRQGSEAIGPVRTVLFSLVCLALLYLGVDNGFVILAMISLAITSAAPWPRWFCYIMVVPVATLLFVHSDLVSTLSMTVPDYLEWSVVLGLLVAGAVGLWTTPAENGLPDSTGEAGLRPVLGDLGRIWAVVLAVCVPLVMFCPLLRSSAYLALLAGMTFTGLMTFGGGPVFIPLAIGLLAGPSSQIFLYTKERLMQYIAIVNALPSPIISKLSAVSGWDMVRRVADSGTAYSGPLWLWASAGGAILVVAMVLPAVTNSLVAFSCLDRIKRSPGMKAMTKFILPVLMAIFLSVFISFMETTFHTVASFPGQSAISSGLQCVWLFCLFLWLQTRLRRIPDPLLILAAVAYGVIVL; encoded by the coding sequence TTGTTATTCAAGGTTTTTGCGGCTTTTCTGAGGGCCGGTTTTCTGGGATTCGGAGGAGGGGCCGCCATAGCCCCGGCAATACATAAAGAGGCTGTCGATAGATACGGCTGGGTGGACGACGGCACCTTCAACGACGTACTGGCGTTGTCGAACACCCTGCCGGGGCCGGCGGCCCCTCAGATGTCGGCGGTCATAGGCTACAGGGCGGCGGGGATCGGCGGAATGCTTGCGGCCGTCTCCGCTCTGGTGGTCCCCATGGCTGTGCTGGTTGTGGTCCTCATATCCTGGATCTTCTCCGCCGTGGGGGAGAGCGCCGACAAGATGTTGCTCCTGAAGAGGAGCACCGTGGCCGTGTTCCCCCTGGTGTCGGCCATGCTCTGTCGGCTGATGCTCAAGTTCTACCGTCAGGGGTCGGAGGCCATAGGTCCCGTCAGGACGGTGCTGTTCTCTCTGGTATGTCTGGCTCTTCTCTACCTGGGGGTGGACAACGGCTTCGTCATATTGGCCATGATCTCCCTGGCGATCACCTCGGCTGCTCCCTGGCCCAGGTGGTTCTGCTACATCATGGTGGTGCCGGTTGCGACTCTGCTTTTCGTCCACAGCGACCTCGTTTCGACGTTGAGCATGACCGTTCCGGATTACCTGGAATGGTCGGTGGTGCTGGGGCTTCTGGTAGCCGGGGCCGTCGGGCTTTGGACCACCCCTGCGGAAAACGGGCTTCCAGACTCGACCGGCGAGGCTGGGCTACGTCCGGTTCTAGGAGACCTCGGGCGGATCTGGGCGGTGGTTCTGGCGGTCTGCGTGCCGTTGGTGATGTTCTGTCCCCTTCTTCGATCCTCCGCCTATCTGGCACTGCTGGCCGGGATGACCTTTACCGGACTCATGACCTTCGGAGGCGGGCCGGTGTTCATCCCACTTGCCATAGGGCTTCTGGCCGGGCCGTCGTCTCAGATATTCCTCTACACCAAGGAAAGACTCATGCAATACATAGCTATAGTAAACGCCCTGCCGTCTCCCATAATATCCAAGCTCTCCGCCGTCTCCGGCTGGGACATGGTGCGGAGGGTGGCCGATTCGGGAACAGCCTATTCCGGTCCCCTTTGGCTTTGGGCGTCGGCGGGAGGGGCCATCCTGGTGGTCGCCATGGTGCTCCCGGCGGTCACGAACTCGCTGGTCGCCTTCTCCTGTCTCGACAGGATAAAGAGATCTCCGGGTATGAAGGCCATGACCAAGTTTATCCTTCCCGTTCTCATGGCCATATTCCTGTCGGTCTTCATCTCCTTTATGGAGACCACCTTTCATACCGTAGCCTCCTTCCCGGGACAATCGGCTATATCGTCGGGGTTGCAGTGTGTCTGGCTCTTCTGCCTCTTCCTGTGGCTACAGACCCGCCTGCGCAGGATACCCGACCCCCTCTTGATACTGGCCGCCGTGGCCTACGGGGTCATCGTCCTCTAG
- a CDS encoding gamma-glutamyltransferase family protein, translated as MKTFDPQRYRYPSRRALVYGSRGMVATSHPQAAQAGLDTLKKGGNAVDAAIATAAALTVVEPTSNGLGSDAFAIICKDGRLYGINGSGPSPRALTRDLLNRKGLSRLPSMGWLPVCVPGAVATWAAMSKRMGRLPLSEVLAPAVDLAKQGVAVPPTVSKNWRLALEKYGTSGDPALSPWKDTFVFDGKTPEPGDIVRLVHHGRTLELIASSDGRDLYRGELADKIVTFASETGGLLASEDLEGYSPEWVEPLSVDYGGLTVWELPPNGQGMVALMALGILEGLESSDPNSPESVHRSIEALKLAFADGHRYICDPHMADVPVDRLLSDGYLAERRRLLGDRAARPEPGDPHSGGTVYLATADGFGNMVSMIQSNYTGFGSGVVVPGTGIALNNRGLGFSMEPGHPNEIMPGKRPYHTIIPGFLTKGGEPLGPFGVMGGYMQPQGHLQVVTNLVRRGMNPQEALDAPRWQWTGGLDVSVEQSFPSDMARALSRMGHHITVVLEPDSFGRGQIILKTDKGSLVGATEPRADGTVATW; from the coding sequence ATGAAGACTTTCGATCCTCAGCGCTACAGATATCCGTCCAGACGGGCTCTGGTCTATGGTTCCCGTGGAATGGTGGCTACCTCCCACCCTCAGGCCGCCCAGGCCGGTCTGGATACACTCAAAAAAGGGGGAAACGCAGTCGACGCGGCAATCGCCACAGCTGCGGCCTTGACGGTGGTGGAGCCCACCAGCAACGGCCTGGGCAGCGACGCCTTCGCCATAATATGCAAAGACGGAAGGCTCTACGGCATAAACGGCAGCGGACCTTCCCCCAGGGCCCTGACGAGAGACCTATTAAATAGGAAGGGACTTTCCCGGTTGCCCTCTATGGGGTGGCTTCCCGTATGTGTTCCCGGAGCCGTCGCAACCTGGGCGGCCATGTCCAAGAGGATGGGCCGTCTGCCCCTATCGGAGGTTCTGGCCCCGGCGGTGGATCTGGCGAAACAGGGCGTGGCCGTGCCTCCCACAGTGTCGAAAAACTGGAGATTGGCCCTGGAAAAATACGGAACCTCCGGCGACCCCGCCCTTTCGCCGTGGAAAGATACCTTCGTGTTCGACGGAAAAACCCCCGAGCCGGGAGATATCGTCCGTCTGGTGCACCACGGCAGAACCTTGGAGCTGATAGCCAGTTCAGACGGCAGAGACCTTTACCGAGGCGAGCTGGCCGATAAAATCGTGACCTTCGCCTCCGAAACAGGCGGTCTCCTCGCCTCCGAGGACCTGGAGGGATACTCTCCCGAATGGGTGGAGCCCCTTTCCGTGGACTACGGAGGCCTTACCGTATGGGAACTGCCGCCGAACGGCCAGGGCATGGTCGCCCTGATGGCCCTGGGGATACTGGAGGGCCTGGAATCCTCCGATCCTAACTCGCCCGAGTCGGTCCACCGCTCCATAGAGGCCCTGAAGCTGGCCTTCGCTGACGGACACCGCTACATATGCGACCCCCACATGGCGGATGTCCCGGTGGATCGTCTGCTATCCGACGGCTATCTTGCCGAACGGCGTCGCCTGCTGGGAGACAGGGCCGCTCGGCCCGAGCCCGGCGATCCCCACTCGGGCGGCACCGTCTACCTGGCGACGGCCGACGGTTTCGGCAACATGGTCTCCATGATACAGAGCAACTACACCGGCTTCGGTTCCGGCGTCGTCGTCCCCGGAACGGGAATAGCCCTAAACAACAGGGGGCTGGGCTTCTCGATGGAGCCGGGCCATCCCAACGAGATCATGCCGGGAAAAAGGCCCTACCACACCATAATTCCCGGCTTTCTCACGAAGGGCGGCGAACCCCTGGGGCCCTTCGGTGTAATGGGAGGCTACATGCAGCCTCAGGGGCACCTTCAGGTCGTAACCAACCTGGTCCGGAGGGGGATGAACCCTCAGGAGGCTCTTGACGCCCCCAGATGGCAGTGGACCGGCGGGCTGGACGTCTCGGTGGAGCAATCCTTCCCGTCCGACATGGCTAGGGCCCTCTCCCGGATGGGTCACCACATAACGGTGGTCCTCGAACCGGACTCTTTCGGCAGAGGACAGATAATACTGAAAACCGACAAAGGTAGCCTGGTGGGAGCCACAGAGCCCAGAGCGGACGGAACCGTGGCTACCTGGTGA
- a CDS encoding DegT/DnrJ/EryC1/StrS family aminotransferase, producing the protein MPGFELFDHREIDAVADVIGRKMVHRYSFNDCRDGIYRVEEFENAVAEMVGSRFCLAVSSGTAALYVGLKAMGIEPGDRIITSPFTFIATVEAITECGAVPVFADVDESLNMDPRSVEPLIDDRTKAVMPVHMFGSAADMDPIAKICSAHGLTLLEDSCQAMGATYKGRYVGTIGAWGPYSLDPYKLLTVGEGGLVVTDDEELYRTMEYAHDHGHVHDKSIDRGAERKSGLGMNFRMSEIQGAIGLVQVDKMPGAVKALRENKAKVLKSVGDIPGLVRRSFADQDGEIATQLVYILPDGESAKRFQAASGEAGVGCGILSGNTWHYARHWDSLRDWAERTRARGIDAPEYLPEDMAVTEGILSRAVVYGIGVTASDESLETMAKAIKAGAAAAL; encoded by the coding sequence ATGCCCGGTTTCGAGCTTTTCGATCACAGAGAAATAGACGCGGTAGCGGACGTCATCGGCAGAAAGATGGTCCATCGCTACTCCTTCAACGACTGCCGTGACGGCATATACAGGGTTGAGGAGTTCGAGAACGCCGTGGCCGAAATGGTCGGATCCCGCTTCTGCCTCGCGGTCAGCAGTGGAACTGCCGCCCTTTACGTCGGACTCAAGGCCATGGGAATAGAGCCGGGAGACCGGATAATCACCTCTCCCTTCACCTTCATAGCCACGGTGGAGGCCATAACCGAGTGCGGCGCCGTGCCTGTCTTCGCCGACGTGGATGAAAGCCTGAACATGGATCCCCGGTCTGTCGAGCCCCTCATAGACGACAGGACCAAGGCTGTGATGCCGGTCCACATGTTCGGCTCCGCGGCGGACATGGACCCAATAGCGAAAATATGTTCCGCCCACGGCCTGACCCTCCTGGAGGACTCGTGCCAGGCCATGGGGGCCACCTACAAGGGCAGATACGTCGGAACTATCGGAGCCTGGGGGCCCTACAGCCTCGATCCCTACAAGCTTCTCACCGTGGGAGAGGGAGGACTCGTGGTCACGGACGACGAGGAGCTTTACCGGACAATGGAATACGCCCACGACCACGGTCACGTCCACGACAAATCGATCGATCGCGGCGCCGAGCGCAAAAGCGGTCTGGGAATGAACTTCAGGATGAGCGAGATCCAGGGTGCCATCGGATTAGTCCAGGTGGACAAAATGCCGGGGGCCGTAAAGGCCCTCAGGGAGAACAAGGCCAAAGTCCTGAAATCGGTGGGAGACATCCCCGGCCTTGTCCGTCGGTCCTTCGCGGACCAGGATGGTGAGATAGCCACTCAGCTGGTCTACATCCTTCCGGACGGAGAGTCGGCGAAGAGATTCCAGGCCGCCTCCGGCGAGGCCGGAGTGGGGTGCGGTATCCTCTCGGGCAACACCTGGCACTACGCCAGGCATTGGGATTCCCTGAGGGACTGGGCCGAAAGGACGAGGGCCCGGGGCATAGACGCTCCCGAGTATCTTCCGGAGGATATGGCGGTCACAGAGGGAATCCTCTCCAGGGCGGTGGTCTACGGCATAGGAGTGACCGCCTCGGACGAATCGCTGGAGACCATGGCGAAGGCCATAAAGGCCGGAGCCGCCGCGGCCCTTTAA
- the panB gene encoding 3-methyl-2-oxobutanoate hydroxymethyltransferase: protein MTKVTIQKLREMKQKEEKISMVTAYDYPQACFVEKAGIEIILVGDSLSMTVLGNEGTVPLTTDEMIAHIKPVVKGAPTPMIVGDMVFGSYNESREQAIHNANRLMKEGGCDAIKLEGGRPDIVGAIVEAGIPVQGHIGLTPQTSSLLGGFKVQGKSLEAAQKIVNDAKALEAAGAFSIVVECVPEELGRAITQAVSIPTIGIGAGAHTDGQVLVYHDMLGMFDKFVPKFVKRYANIGDQIVEGLEKYRDEIKSGAFPAKEHAFGGITREDLDGLIL, encoded by the coding sequence ATGACTAAGGTAACGATCCAGAAACTGCGGGAAATGAAGCAAAAGGAAGAGAAAATCTCCATGGTAACCGCCTACGACTATCCCCAGGCCTGCTTCGTCGAAAAGGCGGGCATAGAGATAATTCTGGTGGGAGACTCGCTGTCCATGACCGTTCTGGGCAACGAGGGAACCGTACCCCTGACCACCGACGAGATGATCGCCCACATAAAGCCGGTCGTCAAGGGAGCCCCTACCCCGATGATAGTGGGGGACATGGTCTTCGGATCCTACAACGAAAGCCGTGAGCAGGCCATTCACAACGCCAACCGTCTCATGAAAGAGGGAGGTTGCGACGCGATCAAACTGGAGGGCGGCCGTCCGGACATAGTCGGAGCCATAGTCGAGGCGGGAATCCCCGTACAGGGCCATATAGGGCTCACCCCTCAGACCTCCTCTCTTCTCGGAGGCTTCAAGGTCCAGGGCAAAAGCCTCGAAGCCGCTCAAAAAATAGTGAACGACGCCAAGGCCCTGGAGGCGGCCGGAGCCTTCTCCATAGTGGTGGAGTGCGTTCCGGAAGAGCTGGGAAGGGCCATCACCCAGGCGGTCTCCATACCGACCATAGGAATAGGGGCTGGAGCCCACACTGACGGACAGGTTTTGGTATATCACGACATGCTGGGAATGTTCGACAAATTCGTCCCCAAATTCGTAAAAAGGTACGCCAACATCGGCGATCAGATAGTGGAGGGACTGGAGAAATACAGAGACGAGATAAAGTCCGGAGCCTTCCCGGCGAAGGAACACGCGTTCGGAGGGATAACCCGGGAAGACCTGGACGGTCTCATCCTCTGA